A window from Gallus gallus isolate bGalGal1 chromosome 7, bGalGal1.mat.broiler.GRCg7b, whole genome shotgun sequence encodes these proteins:
- the CCDC14 gene encoding coiled-coil domain-containing protein 14 isoform X6: MALITGQKSQSNNEIPTVTSFPTSDHADLSLQHAAHPLSTQAGVPIDSGNQCVPQMGETVVSPMVSAAPTPAQIQSANSLPGVMSYVASGASSNSAVPTFTPLSSGREMTPSHEQQSKEADLIRCIKAHLALLQTCEVANGRTEQKLCHCLAACNISSNDEDASEEHSEDVVSEGELNALDVASARDANSQQSCVKKGLKPRQESADKTAHKVKMVKYLLGELRALITDQDDSEMLRLMNEIEDCISLLPAVVGSTNIQTEIALALQPLRSENAQLRRRLRILNQQLREQERNEKTSGQSCNYELASLQSLNVMLQTQLKESLKGLESLQAKNEELLKIIESQKEENKHLAKDIQEKEKELLENKQQYDIRSTKVKIEVEEALANVKSLQFKLEASEKENKILGITLRQRDAEVNRLRELTRTLQGSMAKLLSDLTADNVRPTSEKGLSKSLLDDHEKQMQPDPCPGNTSVMTYLKKLEMDHVLIDAELQFSNKDGELQMLNQAYEKFSGERAEINHIFTEERASASKVLPTSLKQDAETASDSGTLVDEQNKLDETVYIPLTSSASKKQLVSERTNALPHVRGPCKMFSYNCELSNSIQQNRSEVSKDPSILDTLSAGYSMKKAVENTLEITGDKVKSGDKVQMRPKGTSSGAAKDFPDKPGQLQPHVPMLFQKEISQKKGSEVGDVSFISFDDISGKSEWSASSFSTFTSRDEEDFKNGLAALDANIARLQRTLQNSIMKQQV; the protein is encoded by the exons ATGGCTCTGATAACTGGCCAGAAATCACAGAGCAATAATGAAATTCCTACTGTGACTTCGTTTCCTACCTCAGATCATG CAGACCTGtccctgcagcatgcagctcaTCCCTTATCTACTCAGGCC GGTGTTCCCATAGACAGTGGCAATCAATGTGTGCCACAGATGGGAGAAACTGTGGTTTCCCCCATGGTTTCTGCTGCTCCCACTCCTGCGCAAATACAATCTGCCAATTCTCTTCCTGGTGTGATGTCTTATGTAGCATCAGGTGCATCGAGTAACTCTGCAGTGCCTACATTCACCCCATTGTCTTCTGGCAGAGAGATGACCCCAAGCCACGAGCAGCAGAGTAAGGAAGCAGACTTGATAAGGTGCATAAAAGCTCACCTGGCCCTGTTACAAACGTGTGAAGTGGCAAATGGCAGGACTGAGCAGAAGCTCTGTCACTGTCTGGCAGCATGTAACATCTCAAGTAATGATGAGGATGCTTCTGAAGAACACAGCGAGGACGTGGTCAGCGAAGGTGAATTGAACGCGCTCGATGTGGCCTCAGCAAGAGATGCAAACAGCCAGCAAAGCTGTGTAAAGAAAGGTCTAAAACCTAGACAAGAAAGTGCAGATAAAACAGCCCATAAAGTAAAGATGGTAAAATATCTTTTGGGAGAGCTCCGAGCACTGATAACAGACCAag ATGATTCAGAAATGTTAAGGTTGATGAATGAAATAGAAGACTGCATATCATTGCTCCCAGCTGTAGTGGGAAGCACAAACATACAGACTGAGATAGCTCTAGCTTTACAGCCTCTCAGAAGTGAGAATGCCCAGCTGCGTAG GAGACTAAGAATCTTAAACCAGCAACTCAGGGAACAAGAGAGGAATGAGAAGACATCTGGACAGAGCTGCAACTATGAAT TGGCTTCTTTGCAGTCCTTGAATGTGATGCTCCAGACTCAACTGAAAGAATCGCTGAAAGGCCTTGAGTCACTGCAGGCTAAAAATGAAGAGCTACTGAAAATAATAGAaagtcagaaggaagaaaataagcatcTTGCAAAAGATattcaagagaaagaaaaggaattgcttgaaaacaaacagcaatatGATATTCGTTCCACTAAGGTCAAGATTG AAGTGGAGGAGGCATTAGCAAATGTGAAGAGCCTTCAGTTTAAGCTGGAAgcttctgagaaggaaaataagattttgGGCATAACGTTACGTCAGCGTGATGCAGAAGTCAACCGACTGCGTGAGCTAACCAG AACCTTACAGGGCAGTATGGCCAAGCTTCTGTCAGACCTCACAGCAGACAACGTTAGACCCACATCTGAAAAAGGTCTCTCGAAGTCTCTCTTGGATGACCATGAGAAACAGATGCAGCCTGATCCGTGTCCTGGGAATACTTCAGTAATGACTTACcttaaaaaattagaaatggaTCATGTTTTGATAGATGCAGAGCTTCAGTTCTCAAATAAAGATGGAGAGTTACAAATGTTAAATCAAGCCTATGAAAAGTTTTCTGGTGAGAGAGCTGAAATAAACCATATATTCACAGAAGAACGAGCATCAGCATCCAAAGTATTACCAACCTCACTGAAGCAAGATGCAGAAACAGCTAGTGATTCTGGGACTTTAGTAGACGAACAAAACAAGTTGGATGAGACTGTTTATATTCCATTGACTAGCAGTGCCTCTAAAAAACAGCTCGTTTCTGAGAGAACTAATGCACTACCTCATGTGAGAGGGCCTTGTAAGATGTTCAGCTACAACTGTGAGCTCTCAAACTCCATACAACAGAATAGAAGTGAAGTGTCAAAGGATCCATCTATTCTGGATACATTAAGTGCTGGGTACAGCATGAAGAAGGCTGTGGAAAACACACTTGAAATTACAGGGGATAAAGTGAAGTCAGGAGACAAAGTCCAAATGAGGCCAAAAGGCACTTCGAGTGGAGCTGCAAAAGACTTCCCAGACAAACCAGGCCAACTTCAGCCTCATGTTCCAATGCTGTTTCAGAAAGAGATCTCTCAGAAAAAAGGCAGTGAAGTAGGTGAtgtcagttttatttcatttgatga